One window of the Verrucomicrobiota bacterium genome contains the following:
- a CDS encoding biopolymer transporter ExbD, whose product MRLPRSKGAGDALLLMAPALGTLLSLVFFLLLGGYFMLQPGIALRVPDSPFLLLPQQDPQVVSVTGAPLPQIYYDRQVVTPAELEISLRKVPRTGSLIIKADRLAPYDLLLQIMTIGARCGFTVVLATGSGPS is encoded by the coding sequence ATGAGGCTTCCCCGCAGCAAGGGAGCGGGAGATGCGCTGCTGCTGATGGCCCCGGCGCTCGGGACGCTATTGAGCCTCGTCTTTTTCCTGTTGTTGGGCGGTTATTTCATGCTCCAGCCGGGAATCGCACTGAGGGTTCCCGACTCGCCGTTTCTTCTGCTCCCTCAGCAGGATCCCCAAGTGGTCAGCGTGACGGGGGCGCCTCTGCCACAGATCTATTATGACCGCCAGGTAGTCACTCCAGCGGAGCTTGAGATATCGCTTCGCAAGGTGCCCAGAACTGGCAGTCTCATCATCAAGGCTGACCGGCTTGCCCCCTACGATCTTCTACTCCAGATCATGACGATCGGGGCGCGCTGCGGCTTCACCGTTGTCCTTGCCACTGGCTCGGGTCCGTCATGA
- a CDS encoding MotA/TolQ/ExbB proton channel family protein, whose protein sequence is MLELLQKGGPLMWIILLCSVVALGVFFERLIFLHKASIRVGELLGGLALLIHNGRVDEALAESSASHGPAARVLQAALLRPRAERRVLQSLTTDAAILEIPKLERNLPILATLAYVTPLLGLLGTILGLLDAFLILSSHGGYATAAELAHGVYESMLDAAAGLGVAIPAYIGHSYLTARVNDIIHDMERAGIEIVNLLVDAADRRHDPANG, encoded by the coding sequence ATGCTTGAACTCTTGCAAAAAGGCGGACCCCTTATGTGGATCATCCTGCTCTGTAGCGTGGTGGCGCTGGGGGTCTTCTTCGAACGCCTGATCTTTCTCCACAAAGCCTCCATCCGGGTCGGAGAGCTGCTCGGCGGCCTTGCACTGCTGATTCACAATGGTCGTGTTGATGAGGCGCTCGCCGAATCCTCCGCGAGCCATGGGCCGGCGGCCCGCGTCCTGCAGGCCGCGCTGCTGAGGCCTCGCGCCGAGCGGCGCGTCCTGCAGTCGTTGACCACCGACGCTGCTATCTTGGAGATCCCGAAGCTGGAGCGGAATTTGCCGATTCTCGCAACACTTGCCTATGTTACGCCGCTGCTCGGTCTGCTCGGTACGATCCTCGGACTCCTGGATGCTTTCCTGATTCTTTCGTCACACGGCGGCTATGCAACGGCAGCGGAACTGGCCCACGGTGTCTACGAGAGCATGCTCGATGCAGCGGCCGGGCTCGGTGTGGCGATACCAGCATACATCGGACACAGTTACCTGACTGCGAGGGTGAATGACATCATCCATGACATGGAACGGGCGGGCATCGAGATTGTGAACCTTCTTGTGGATGCCGCCGACCGGCGGCATGACCCCGCAAACGGATGA
- the hisI gene encoding phosphoribosyl-AMP cyclohydrolase, giving the protein MDLNLKFDDRGLIPAIVQESTEAGGRVLMMAWMNEDSLKHSVDSGYMHYWSRSRQKLWKKGESSGHTQRILRWFVDCDRDTLLFEVEQHGGACHTGFASCFYVELDKTGNDLPPQEEPLFSPDSVYKA; this is encoded by the coding sequence ATGGACTTGAATCTCAAATTCGATGACCGCGGCCTGATTCCCGCGATTGTACAGGAGAGCACCGAAGCCGGTGGCCGCGTTCTCATGATGGCCTGGATGAACGAAGACTCACTGAAGCATTCCGTTGATTCCGGCTACATGCACTACTGGAGCCGTTCCCGCCAAAAACTCTGGAAGAAAGGCGAATCAAGCGGCCACACGCAGCGGATCCTGCGTTGGTTCGTCGATTGCGACCGCGACACTCTCCTCTTCGAGGTCGAGCAGCACGGCGGCGCCTGCCACACCGGATTTGCCAGCTGCTTCTATGTCGAGCTCGACAAGACGGGGAACGACCTTCCGCCCCAGGAAGAGCCGCTCTTCAGTCCCGACAGCGTTTACAAAGCGTAG
- a CDS encoding thymidylate synthase, with translation MIQYHRLLNLVLDHGARKEDRTGTGTLSVFGAQERFDLTQSFPLLTTKKLHLRSIIHELLWFLKGDTNVGYLKENGVTIWDEWADANGDLGPVYGAQWRRWRTPEGGTVDQIARLIEDLKKNPDSRRHIISAWNPGEIDKMALAPCHALVQFYVANGELSCQLYQRSADLFLGVPFNIASYALLTMMIAQVCGLKAKEFIHTFGDLHLYVNHLEQARLQLTREPRPLPQMLLNPAVKNLEDFRYEDFTLEGYDPHPAIKAPIAV, from the coding sequence ATGATCCAATACCACCGCCTTCTCAACCTCGTCCTCGACCACGGGGCGCGGAAAGAAGACCGCACCGGTACTGGTACCCTCTCGGTCTTTGGTGCGCAGGAGCGCTTTGACCTCACTCAAAGCTTTCCCCTGCTCACCACCAAGAAGCTCCACCTTCGCTCCATCATCCACGAGCTACTCTGGTTTCTGAAAGGCGACACCAACGTCGGCTATCTCAAGGAAAACGGGGTCACCATCTGGGATGAGTGGGCCGATGCGAACGGCGATCTCGGGCCCGTCTACGGCGCTCAGTGGCGCCGGTGGCGTACCCCTGAGGGAGGAACCGTCGATCAGATCGCCCGTCTCATCGAGGACTTAAAAAAGAATCCCGACAGCCGCCGCCATATCATCAGCGCCTGGAACCCCGGAGAGATCGACAAGATGGCCCTGGCCCCCTGCCACGCCCTCGTCCAGTTCTATGTTGCGAACGGCGAACTCAGCTGCCAGCTCTACCAGCGCAGTGCCGATCTCTTCCTCGGCGTCCCCTTCAACATCGCCTCCTACGCCTTGCTGACGATGATGATCGCTCAGGTCTGCGGCCTGAAGGCGAAGGAGTTCATCCACACCTTTGGCGACCTTCACCTCTATGTGAACCATCTTGAGCAAGCCCGGCTTCAGCTCACACGGGAACCGCGCCCACTCCCGCAGATGCTACTTAATCCCGCTGTGAAGAACTTGGAGGATTTCCGCTACGAGGACTTCACGCTAGAGGGGTACGACCCTCACCCCGCGATCAAAGCCCCAATCGCTGTTTAG
- a CDS encoding dihydrofolate reductase encodes MIKAIVAMAENRVIGNAGTIPWHLPEDFKFFKATTMGHAILMGRKTFESIGKPLPGRENIVLSRTMPETPGITIVRSVKEIQEPTDGRDLFVIGGEEIYRLLLPSVQELYVTKVPRQIEGDTHFPDFELQFDAGTKVLETNDFTVWKYRRSAL; translated from the coding sequence ATGATCAAGGCGATTGTGGCTATGGCCGAGAACCGGGTTATCGGGAATGCCGGCACGATCCCGTGGCATCTTCCCGAGGATTTCAAATTCTTCAAGGCGACCACCATGGGTCACGCCATCCTCATGGGCCGGAAGACTTTCGAGTCGATCGGCAAGCCGCTCCCCGGTCGCGAAAATATCGTCCTCTCCCGGACCATGCCGGAGACACCGGGCATCACCATTGTGCGCTCCGTGAAGGAGATCCAAGAGCCGACCGACGGACGCGACCTCTTCGTGATCGGCGGCGAAGAGATCTACCGGCTCCTCCTCCCCAGCGTCCAAGAACTCTACGTCACCAAAGTCCCCCGCCAAATCGAGGGCGACACCCACTTCCCCGACTTCGAATTACAGTTCGATGCAGGAACTAAAGTTCTGGAAACCAATGACTTCACCGTGTGGAAGTATCGCAGATCGGCTCTATAA
- a CDS encoding DUF4339 domain-containing protein translates to MEIVVIWAMCGVVAAMIGARKGEGCAAFFIGFLFGPFGVLFAFLRKGNRCACRFCQELVNKDALVCPYCQREIASSHVSEPVYSIPSANTVDHSIRYFIYSGEAVIGPYTKKELSVLHLTGEIDSNTQCCIEGTKEWVSFHSIV, encoded by the coding sequence ATGGAAATAGTCGTAATATGGGCCATGTGTGGTGTTGTCGCTGCAATGATCGGCGCAAGAAAAGGCGAAGGATGCGCCGCATTTTTCATCGGCTTTTTATTTGGACCATTTGGAGTCCTTTTTGCTTTTCTTAGAAAGGGCAACCGTTGCGCCTGTCGCTTTTGTCAAGAACTAGTCAACAAGGATGCTTTGGTATGTCCATACTGCCAAAGAGAGATCGCCTCCTCACACGTTTCTGAACCCGTCTACAGCATTCCGTCTGCCAACACGGTTGACCACTCCATTCGATATTTTATATATTCTGGCGAGGCCGTAATCGGACCATATACGAAAAAAGAACTTTCTGTTCTTCACCTAACCGGCGAGATAGACAGCAACACCCAATGTTGCATAGAGGGCACAAAAGAATGGGTATCATTTCACTCAATTGTCTGA
- a CDS encoding UDP-N-acetylglucosamine diphosphorylase, producing MFSPDTLLDLDRTEHSVIFENVTHVWEALAKISTYLQFRLKPGIHGKLIGKPFISGAVYIGAGTIIEQGAMIKGPAWIGENCEIRNGAYIRENVVVGNGVVLGNSCEFKNCLIFDEAQIPHFNYVGDSILGHKAHLGAGVILSNVRLDHQPVAVRTAEGIIPTGLRKFGAIVGDRAEIGCNAVLSPGSIIGRDTIIYPGTSWRGVLPTNSIGRVEPQTLKVVPRQQRD from the coding sequence ATGTTCTCCCCCGATACCCTCCTCGACCTCGACCGCACTGAGCACAGTGTCATCTTTGAGAATGTCACGCATGTCTGGGAGGCGCTGGCGAAGATCTCGACCTATCTTCAGTTCCGCCTCAAGCCTGGGATCCATGGCAAGCTGATCGGCAAGCCCTTCATCAGCGGCGCTGTCTATATCGGAGCAGGCACAATCATTGAGCAAGGAGCCATGATCAAAGGTCCCGCATGGATCGGCGAGAATTGCGAGATCCGCAACGGAGCCTACATCCGCGAGAATGTCGTGGTCGGCAATGGCGTCGTGTTGGGCAACTCCTGCGAGTTCAAGAACTGCCTCATCTTCGACGAGGCGCAGATCCCTCACTTCAACTACGTCGGGGACTCCATCCTCGGCCACAAGGCTCATCTCGGTGCCGGAGTCATCCTCTCCAATGTCCGCCTCGACCATCAGCCGGTCGCCGTGAGAACCGCCGAAGGAATCATTCCGACTGGCCTTCGGAAGTTCGGTGCCATCGTAGGCGACCGCGCCGAAATCGGCTGCAACGCAGTCTTAAGCCCCGGATCGATCATAGGCCGCGACACGATTATTTATCCGGGAACTTCCTGGAGAGGGGTGCTGCCGACGAATTCGATCGGGAGAGTAGAGCCTCAGACTTTGAAGGTTGTCCCCCGTCAGCAGCGCGACTAG